One Methylosinus sp. C49 DNA segment encodes these proteins:
- a CDS encoding type II toxin-antitoxin system YafQ family toxin: MRAIKYTSRFRHDYRRERSGVLGKKIDQLLLDAVNLLAADQPLPARYCDHELIGEWKDHRDCHLRPDLLLIYRKPDAERLELVRLGSHSELGF, encoded by the coding sequence ATGCGGGCGATTAAATACACCTCGCGCTTCCGGCACGATTATCGGCGTGAACGGTCAGGGGTGCTGGGCAAGAAAATCGATCAGCTGCTTTTGGACGCCGTCAACCTTCTGGCGGCAGATCAGCCGTTGCCAGCGCGATATTGCGACCATGAATTGATCGGGGAATGGAAGGATCACAGAGATTGCCACCTTCGCCCCGACCTATTGCTCATATACCGCAAGCCTGACGCTGAAAGGCTGGAATTGGTGCGCCTCGGCTCACACAGCGAGCTCGGATTCTGA
- a CDS encoding FAD-binding protein — MTALIVAEVTESALAPSTAKALTAALQIGGGVHILVAGENVGPAAEAAAKLSGVEKVLIADNAAYGHHLAEPLAALIVGLAGAYDAILAPSTSSSKNVLPRVAALLDVAQLSDIIKVVSADIFERPIYAGNAIQTVRSKDAKKVITVRTASFTATGEGGSASIEAIGAGSDPAVSSFKSEALAKSERPELTAAKIIVSGGRGLASSENFKEYIEPVATRLGAAIGASRAAVDAGYAPNDLQVGQTGKVVAPDLYVAVGISGAIQHLAGMKDSKVIVAINKDEEAPIFQVADYGLVADLFPTLKELDAELAKAGR, encoded by the coding sequence ATGACGGCGCTCATCGTCGCGGAAGTCACAGAGTCCGCGCTCGCCCCCTCCACCGCCAAGGCGCTGACGGCGGCGCTGCAGATCGGCGGCGGCGTTCATATTCTCGTCGCGGGCGAGAATGTCGGCCCGGCGGCCGAGGCCGCGGCCAAGCTCTCGGGCGTCGAGAAAGTGCTCATCGCCGACAATGCGGCCTATGGCCATCACCTGGCCGAGCCGCTGGCGGCGCTGATCGTGGGCCTCGCCGGCGCCTATGACGCCATTCTCGCGCCCTCCACCTCCAGCTCGAAGAATGTGCTGCCGCGCGTCGCCGCTCTGCTCGACGTGGCGCAGCTGTCGGACATCATCAAGGTCGTCTCCGCCGACATTTTCGAGCGGCCGATCTACGCCGGCAACGCCATTCAGACCGTGCGCTCCAAGGACGCCAAAAAGGTCATCACCGTGCGCACCGCCTCCTTCACGGCGACGGGCGAGGGCGGCTCCGCTTCGATCGAGGCGATCGGCGCGGGCTCCGATCCGGCGGTGTCGAGCTTCAAGAGCGAGGCGCTGGCCAAATCCGAGCGGCCGGAGCTGACGGCGGCCAAGATCATCGTCTCGGGCGGCCGCGGCTTGGCGAGCTCGGAGAATTTCAAGGAATATATCGAGCCTGTGGCGACCCGCCTCGGCGCGGCGATCGGCGCCTCGCGCGCGGCCGTCGACGCCGGCTACGCCCCCAATGATCTGCAGGTCGGCCAGACCGGCAAGGTGGTGGCGCCGGACCTCTATGTCGCCGTCGGCATCTCCGGCGCGATCCAGCATCTCGCCGGCATGAAGGACTCCAAGGTCATCGTCGCGATCAACAAGGACGAGGAGGCGCCGATCTTCCAGGTGGCCGACTATGGCCTCGTCGCGGATCTCTTCCCGACCTTGAAGGAGCTCGACGCCGAGCTGGCCAAGGCCGGTCGCTGA
- a CDS encoding 3-hydroxybutyryl-CoA dehydrogenase, producing the protein MGSEIRKIGIVGAGQMGKGIAQVCAVAGFDVALNDLSESRIDAGLDDIATHLAKAVERGQIDEEARKAAVARIHPAKDYAAFSDSDLVIEAATENEEVKRGILTELGPKLRPGAFIGTNTSSISITRLAAVTGRPEQFIGIHFMNPVPKMQLVEVIRGIATEDKTFEAAKQFIGELGKTVTVSEDFPAFIVNRILLPMINEAIYTLYEGVGSVEAIDTAMKLGANHPMGPLQLADFIGLDVCLSVMQVLHEGLADSKYRPCPLLVKYVEAGWLGRKTQRGFYDYRSGTPVPTR; encoded by the coding sequence ATGGGCTCTGAAATTCGCAAGATCGGCATTGTCGGCGCCGGGCAGATGGGCAAGGGCATTGCCCAGGTCTGCGCGGTCGCGGGTTTCGATGTGGCGCTCAACGACCTCTCCGAGAGCCGCATCGACGCCGGCCTGGACGATATAGCGACGCATCTCGCCAAGGCGGTGGAGCGCGGCCAGATCGACGAGGAGGCCCGCAAGGCCGCCGTCGCCCGCATCCATCCGGCCAAGGATTACGCCGCTTTTTCCGACAGCGACCTCGTGATCGAGGCCGCCACTGAGAATGAGGAGGTCAAGCGCGGCATCCTCACCGAGCTCGGCCCCAAGCTGCGGCCGGGCGCCTTCATCGGCACCAACACCTCCTCCATCTCCATCACCCGCCTCGCCGCGGTGACGGGGCGGCCGGAGCAGTTCATCGGCATTCATTTCATGAACCCGGTGCCGAAGATGCAGCTCGTCGAGGTGATTCGCGGCATCGCCACCGAGGACAAGACCTTCGAGGCGGCCAAGCAATTCATCGGCGAGCTCGGCAAGACGGTGACGGTGTCGGAGGATTTTCCGGCCTTCATCGTCAATCGCATCCTGCTGCCGATGATAAACGAGGCGATCTACACGCTCTATGAGGGCGTCGGCTCGGTGGAGGCGATCGACACGGCGATGAAGCTCGGCGCCAATCATCCGATGGGGCCGCTGCAGCTCGCCGATTTCATCGGCCTCGACGTCTGCCTGTCGGTGATGCAGGTGCTGCACGAGGGGCTGGCCGACTCCAAATATCGGCCCTGCCCGCTGCTGGTGAAATATGTCGAGGCCGGCTGGCTCGGCCGCAAGACGCAGCGCGGCTTCTACGATTACCGCAGCGGCACGCCGGTCCCGACCCGCTGA
- a CDS encoding rhomboid family intramembrane serine protease has product MVLPLHDDAPLHYVRRPYVNWTLMALNIFVFVAVFSESFGDPLTVVRGFGLIPAVLFGRAELAPWIVTPGPEWTLLTSLFFHSGLGHLAGNMIFLYVFGDNVEDAMGSAGYLVFYLLCGVSAAMLFAVGAPLTLTPLVGASGAISGVCAAFILLYPRSTIFGLVAGIIPIHAPASLFVGTWILFQLFNAFTDDQGQVGWWAHIGGILAGLILTPLFKRRDVQWFGPRPFHHGPWG; this is encoded by the coding sequence ATGGTGCTGCCGCTACATGACGACGCGCCGCTGCATTATGTGCGGCGGCCTTACGTCAATTGGACGCTGATGGCGCTCAACATCTTCGTCTTCGTCGCCGTGTTCAGCGAATCTTTCGGCGATCCGCTCACTGTGGTGCGCGGCTTCGGCCTCATACCTGCGGTGCTGTTCGGCCGCGCCGAGCTCGCCCCCTGGATCGTCACGCCCGGCCCCGAATGGACGCTGCTGACCAGCCTCTTCTTCCATTCCGGGCTCGGCCATCTCGCGGGAAACATGATCTTTCTCTATGTCTTCGGCGATAATGTCGAGGACGCCATGGGGTCCGCGGGCTATCTCGTCTTCTATCTGCTCTGCGGCGTCTCGGCCGCCATGCTGTTCGCTGTAGGCGCGCCGCTCACCCTCACGCCGCTCGTCGGCGCCTCGGGGGCGATCTCGGGCGTCTGCGCCGCCTTCATCCTGCTCTATCCGCGCTCGACCATTTTCGGCCTCGTCGCCGGGATCATCCCCATCCATGCGCCCGCCTCGCTCTTCGTCGGCACATGGATTCTGTTTCAGCTGTTCAACGCCTTCACCGACGATCAGGGCCAGGTCGGCTGGTGGGCGCATATCGGCGGCATATTGGCCGGGCTCATTCTGACGCCGCTGTTCAAGCGGCGCGACGTGCAATGGTTCGGCCCACGGCCTTTCCACCACGGCCCCTGGGGCTGA
- a CDS encoding electron transfer flavoprotein subunit beta/FixA family protein encodes MKVLVPVKRVVDYNVKIRVKPDGSGVDVANVKFSMNPFDEIAVEEAIRLKEAGKATEVVLVTIGPAKADETLRSGMAIGADRGIHVKTDELVEPLAVAKILAKIVAEEAPGLVILGKQAIDDDSNQTGQMLAALLGWGQGTFASKVEIAEGSVDVTREVDGGLQTVTLKLPAVVTTDLRLNEPRYASLPNIIKAKKKEVAAKAPADYGVDVTPRLEVLKTAEPPARKAGIKVGSVPELLEKLKTAGVL; translated from the coding sequence ATGAAGGTTCTCGTGCCCGTCAAACGGGTGGTCGACTATAATGTGAAGATCAGGGTCAAGCCGGACGGTTCGGGCGTCGACGTCGCCAATGTGAAATTTTCGATGAATCCTTTCGACGAGATCGCCGTCGAGGAGGCCATTCGCCTGAAGGAGGCCGGCAAGGCGACGGAAGTCGTGCTCGTGACCATCGGCCCGGCCAAGGCGGACGAGACTTTGCGCTCCGGCATGGCCATCGGCGCCGACCGCGGAATTCACGTCAAGACCGACGAGCTGGTCGAGCCGCTGGCGGTGGCGAAGATTCTCGCCAAAATCGTCGCCGAGGAGGCTCCTGGCCTCGTCATTCTCGGTAAGCAGGCGATCGACGACGACAGCAATCAGACCGGCCAGATGCTCGCCGCTCTGCTCGGCTGGGGCCAGGGCACCTTCGCCTCCAAGGTGGAGATCGCCGAGGGCTCCGTGGATGTGACGCGCGAGGTCGATGGCGGCCTGCAGACGGTCACGCTGAAGCTGCCCGCCGTGGTGACGACGGATCTGCGCCTCAACGAGCCGCGCTACGCCAGCCTGCCGAACATCATCAAGGCGAAGAAGAAAGAGGTCGCGGCCAAGGCCCCGGCCGATTACGGCGTCGACGTCACGCCGCGCCTCGAGGTGCTGAAGACGGCCGAGCCGCCGGCCCGCAAGGCCGGCATAAAGGTCGGCTCCGTCCCCGAATTGCTGGAAAAGCTCAAGACTGCGGGAGTTCTGTAA
- a CDS encoding polysaccharide biosynthesis C-terminal domain-containing protein — protein MKVLAAFLANTVANFLIGLLVAKFLGPEEYGRFALAFAIGVVIQTGAFDWMRLSATRFYSTRVREAEPAIRATLDFAYLATTAVVIVVGGLFLLIAPPFALGDTLIALALATAAINGLFDYSTALLRARFEDKSYSRVVLAKNILALALTGGGAFVFHSAGMAIAGSLASLLGAVFTARVSLKDPGASPRGARMATARMLIAYSAPIVAANMLYQSVPLAARALVTAYYGFAETGQFSLAYDLGIRAIFAMGSALDVLLFQIAVAAHERHGAEKGKEQIARNMTIVAAFLLPACAGIWLTMPSIEALIVPPQFRGPFGHYLDLLLPGLFAMGLIQFAVNPVFQIEKKTAPLIGAASVAVVAGLCFAFVIPRGADASSLALAQCLAYVAALAALVLFAARTSPQWPRGRDMLGALAATGAMVLALHPLAGLEPGILTLLLQVGVGGFVYCGAVLALDIAGMRGLAFSRAAPILARARAAL, from the coding sequence TTGAAGGTTCTCGCCGCCTTCCTCGCCAACACCGTCGCAAACTTCCTCATCGGCCTGCTGGTGGCGAAATTCCTCGGGCCGGAGGAATATGGCCGCTTCGCGCTGGCTTTTGCGATCGGCGTCGTCATTCAGACCGGCGCTTTCGATTGGATGCGCCTTTCGGCGACGCGCTTTTATTCGACGCGCGTGCGCGAGGCGGAGCCGGCCATACGCGCAACGCTCGATTTCGCCTATCTCGCGACAACGGCGGTGGTCATTGTCGTCGGCGGTCTGTTTCTCCTCATCGCGCCGCCCTTCGCGCTCGGCGATACGCTCATCGCTCTGGCGCTGGCGACGGCGGCGATCAATGGGCTGTTCGACTATTCCACGGCGCTGCTGCGCGCGCGTTTCGAGGACAAGAGCTATAGCCGCGTCGTTCTCGCCAAGAATATTCTCGCGCTCGCTCTCACCGGCGGCGGCGCCTTCGTCTTTCATTCGGCCGGAATGGCGATCGCCGGCAGCCTCGCCAGCCTCCTCGGCGCCGTCTTCACCGCGCGCGTCTCGCTGAAGGATCCCGGCGCCTCGCCGCGCGGCGCGCGCATGGCGACGGCGCGCATGCTCATCGCCTATAGCGCGCCCATCGTCGCGGCGAACATGCTCTACCAATCCGTGCCGCTGGCGGCGCGGGCGCTCGTCACCGCCTATTACGGCTTTGCCGAGACGGGGCAATTCTCGCTCGCCTATGATCTCGGCATTCGCGCCATTTTCGCCATGGGCTCGGCGCTGGATGTGCTGCTGTTCCAGATCGCCGTCGCCGCCCATGAGCGGCACGGGGCGGAGAAGGGCAAGGAGCAGATCGCCCGCAATATGACGATCGTCGCGGCCTTTCTGCTGCCCGCCTGCGCCGGCATCTGGCTCACAATGCCCTCGATCGAGGCGCTGATCGTGCCGCCGCAATTTCGTGGGCCGTTCGGCCATTATCTCGATTTGCTGCTGCCCGGCCTCTTCGCCATGGGGCTCATCCAATTCGCGGTCAATCCGGTGTTTCAGATCGAGAAGAAGACGGCGCCGCTCATCGGCGCGGCCTCGGTCGCGGTGGTCGCGGGCCTCTGCTTCGCCTTTGTCATCCCGCGCGGCGCGGACGCCTCCAGCCTCGCGCTCGCCCAATGCCTCGCCTATGTGGCGGCGCTGGCGGCGCTGGTTCTGTTCGCGGCGCGCACCTCGCCGCAATGGCCGCGCGGACGCGACATGCTCGGCGCGCTGGCGGCGACCGGGGCGATGGTTCTGGCGCTGCATCCGCTCGCCGGCCTCGAGCCCGGCATTCTCACTTTGCTCCTGCAGGTCGGCGTCGGCGGTTTCGTCTATTGCGGCGCAGTGCTGGCCCTCGACATAGCCGGGATGCGCGGCCTCGCGTTCTCCCGCGCCGCGCCCATATTGGCCAGAGCTCGGGCCGCGCTATAA
- a CDS encoding type II toxin-antitoxin system RelB/DinJ family antitoxin: MTNTVVRARIDEHVKEEAAAVLATIGLTVSDAFRLMMVRIATDKTLPFELLVPNAETVEAMKAARRGELVDVGAPENLLQSLNAGD; encoded by the coding sequence ATGACCAACACCGTCGTCCGTGCGCGCATCGACGAGCATGTGAAAGAGGAAGCCGCCGCCGTGCTGGCGACCATCGGCCTGACTGTGTCCGATGCGTTCCGGCTCATGATGGTTCGGATCGCGACGGACAAGACCTTGCCGTTCGAGCTGCTCGTGCCGAACGCTGAAACGGTCGAGGCTATGAAGGCCGCTCGCCGTGGTGAGCTCGTCGATGTCGGCGCCCCTGAAAACCTGCTCCAGAGCCTGAATGCGGGCGATTAA
- a CDS encoding lytic transglycosylase domain-containing protein: MTNRHSGAARLVLIVAALGVAAAFYPATQRRAPDRDGDDPPPAGAAFSPPEPSSPRAPWAPRDSAREALHDFLGPAAPPDPRVAGLLRRPSAGEDASKLLSYAPPNGGLDLEARVLQPPEAAVLLGTDYDAFGRALAAYKANDFSAGDQALAGVEAPLARAAAQWAGLRLHPREAGFARLSKFLAEHPDWPASAWLRQRVEEALYGDKHPDRLIVDYFAERPPKTPAGRLALARVMARRGEPLEVAALIKPMWREDDFNEQLEAGAKKEFGDYLDVADHKYRADRLLYAEKTGPALRIAAHAGKDALDLARARALAINESASEKTFSALAAEAQKDPGILFARIHMLRHQKKLVEAAALLRSAPRDPRLIVDGDAWWVERRLISRKLMDIGQFPQAYELCAQHSARSLSYRVEAEFHAGWIALRFLNDPAKAQRHFEEIARIAETPIQKSRGAYWLARAREAAGAAEAARASYETAALQSTTFYGQLARARLGAFDSPLRPTPEPAHGDARDESVRAVELLFAAGEKEMAAQLAADAAKTLVGEAQLAALTDVAQRRREAKISLTLGKLASYRGIAIDDAAFPSFGIPAFAALPGSASRAIVYAIARQESAFDPKAVSSAGAMGLMQMIASTARHTAQQTGVGFDLKRMIDEPAFNARLGAAHLGMLLEEHKGSYILAFAAYNAGGKRVKEWIDAYGDPRKKEVDPIDWVERIPISETRNYVQRVIENLTVYRARFGDRETRAPQSDLWRQQAAN, encoded by the coding sequence ATGACGAATCGCCACAGTGGGGCCGCGCGCCTCGTTCTCATCGTCGCCGCCCTGGGCGTGGCGGCGGCCTTCTACCCGGCCACGCAGCGCCGCGCGCCGGACCGCGACGGCGACGATCCGCCGCCCGCCGGCGCCGCCTTCTCGCCTCCAGAGCCCTCCTCGCCTCGAGCGCCCTGGGCGCCGCGCGATTCGGCGCGCGAGGCGCTGCATGATTTCCTCGGTCCCGCCGCGCCGCCCGATCCGCGCGTCGCCGGCCTGCTGCGCCGGCCGTCGGCGGGAGAGGACGCGTCCAAGCTGCTCTCCTACGCGCCGCCCAATGGCGGGCTCGATCTCGAGGCGCGCGTCCTGCAGCCGCCCGAGGCCGCCGTTCTGCTCGGAACCGATTACGACGCTTTCGGCCGCGCGCTCGCCGCCTATAAAGCCAATGATTTTTCCGCCGGCGATCAGGCGCTCGCCGGCGTCGAAGCTCCGCTCGCCCGCGCCGCCGCCCAATGGGCCGGCTTGCGGCTGCATCCGCGCGAGGCCGGCTTCGCGCGCCTGTCGAAATTTCTCGCCGAGCATCCCGATTGGCCGGCCTCGGCCTGGCTGCGCCAGCGCGTCGAGGAGGCGCTCTATGGCGATAAGCACCCAGATCGGCTGATCGTCGATTATTTCGCCGAGCGTCCGCCTAAGACGCCGGCCGGAAGGCTGGCGCTCGCCCGCGTCATGGCCCGCCGTGGCGAGCCGCTGGAGGTCGCGGCGCTCATCAAGCCCATGTGGCGCGAGGATGATTTCAACGAGCAGCTGGAGGCGGGCGCAAAAAAAGAGTTCGGCGATTATCTCGACGTCGCCGATCACAAATATCGCGCCGATCGTCTGCTCTACGCCGAGAAGACCGGCCCTGCTCTGCGCATCGCCGCCCATGCCGGCAAGGATGCGCTCGATCTCGCCCGCGCCCGCGCGCTGGCGATCAATGAGAGCGCTTCGGAAAAGACTTTCTCCGCTCTGGCGGCGGAGGCGCAGAAGGATCCGGGAATCCTCTTCGCGCGCATTCACATGCTGCGCCATCAAAAGAAGCTCGTCGAGGCGGCGGCGCTGCTGCGCTCCGCCCCGCGCGATCCGCGCCTCATCGTCGATGGCGACGCCTGGTGGGTGGAGCGGCGGCTCATCTCGCGCAAGCTCATGGATATCGGGCAATTCCCGCAAGCCTATGAGCTTTGCGCGCAGCATTCGGCGCGCTCGCTCTCTTATCGCGTCGAGGCGGAATTTCATGCGGGCTGGATCGCGCTGCGATTCCTGAACGATCCCGCCAAAGCGCAGCGGCATTTCGAGGAGATCGCCCGCATCGCCGAGACGCCGATTCAAAAATCGCGCGGCGCCTATTGGCTCGCCCGCGCCCGGGAGGCCGCCGGCGCGGCCGAGGCGGCGCGCGCCTCCTACGAGACCGCCGCTCTGCAATCGACGACCTTCTACGGTCAGCTCGCCCGCGCGCGGCTCGGCGCCTTCGACTCGCCTTTGCGTCCGACGCCCGAGCCCGCCCATGGCGACGCCCGCGACGAATCGGTGCGTGCGGTGGAGCTGCTCTTCGCCGCCGGCGAGAAGGAGATGGCGGCGCAGCTCGCCGCCGACGCCGCCAAGACGCTGGTCGGCGAGGCGCAGCTCGCGGCGCTGACCGATGTGGCGCAACGCCGCCGCGAGGCGAAAATCTCGCTCACCCTCGGCAAGCTCGCCTCCTATCGCGGCATTGCGATCGACGACGCGGCTTTTCCGTCTTTCGGCATACCCGCTTTCGCGGCGCTGCCGGGCTCGGCCTCGCGGGCGATCGTCTACGCCATCGCCCGGCAGGAGAGCGCCTTCGATCCCAAGGCCGTCTCCAGCGCCGGCGCCATGGGGCTGATGCAGATGATCGCCTCCACCGCGCGCCACACCGCGCAGCAGACGGGAGTCGGCTTCGATCTCAAGCGCATGATCGACGAGCCCGCCTTCAACGCGCGGCTCGGCGCGGCGCATCTCGGCATGCTGCTCGAGGAGCACAAGGGCTCCTACATTCTCGCCTTCGCCGCCTATAACGCCGGCGGCAAAAGGGTGAAGGAATGGATCGACGCCTATGGCGATCCGCGCAAGAAGGAGGTCGATCCCATCGATTGGGTGGAGCGCATTCCGATCAGCGAGACGCGCAATTACGTTCAGCGCGTGATCGAGAATCTGACCGTCTATCGCGCCCGCTTCGGCGACCGCGAGACGCGCGCGCCGCAGAGCGATCTGTGGCGACAGCAGGCCGCGAATTGA
- the ileS gene encoding isoleucine--tRNA ligase: protein MNEKTKDKAQEDKGPDFSKSLYLPQTDFPMRAGLPQREPEILARWEKIGLYAKLRESAKGRPKFVLHDGPPYANGNIHIGHALNKILKDLVTRSRQMAGKDSNYVPGWDCHGLPIEWKIEEENYRSKGKKKPDFADPTAIVAFRQECRAYAAHWLSVQREEFKRLGVTGDWANPYATMNFPAEAHIARELMKFAENGLLYRGSKPVMWSVVEKTALAEAEVEYEDHVSDTVHVAFPVKDGPGAVVIWTTTPWTLPGNRAISYSHKIAYGLYRVTVAPENNWAKVGATYVLADKLAEDVFKAAKVESFERLRDVPAQELSSFVASHPLSALGYDFKVPLLDGDHVTDDTGTGFVHTAPGHGREDFDIWMASGRMLAERGIDARIPYTVDADGFYTDEAPGFPGKRVLTEKGDKGDANEAVIQALVAAGNLVARGRLKHQYPHSWRSKKPVIFRNTPQWFIALDKKFAQDAGAVAKGDGAPGDNAPTLRDIALDEISRTQWVPAAGENRIRGMIANRPDWVVSRQRAWGVPIAVFVKKGGHDILVDARVNARIVEAFEKEGADAWYEEGAAQRFLAPDYDPEDYEKIDDVLDVWFDSGSTHSFTLEDPVHFPGLAGIKRKRDGGADEVLYLEGSDQHRGWFHSSLLESCGTRGRAPYDIVLTHGFTLDEHGHKMSKSKGNVVAPQKVIADAGADILRLWVASVDYSDDQRIGPEILKSVTDNYRKLRNTIRWMLGTLAHYRAQEKIAYADLPELERLVLHRLSELGEEVGAAYAEFDYKKVVALLTPFLTSDLSAFYFDIRKDALYCDPPSSVKRKAALTVVEEMFRAVTTWLAPILAFTAEEAWLSRYPDAASVHLESFADLPASWRDEALAEKWEKLRAIRSVVTGALEIERAQKRIGSSLEAAPVVHVADADLRATLTGVDFAEICIVSDIAIDASEGPAEAFRLPEVAGVAVVPRRASGVKCARSWKYFDPATAQADYPGVTPRDAQALRELTAAGKWPA, encoded by the coding sequence ATGAACGAGAAGACCAAAGACAAGGCCCAAGAGGACAAAGGCCCCGATTTCTCCAAGAGCCTCTATCTGCCGCAGACGGATTTCCCCATGCGCGCCGGCCTGCCGCAGCGCGAGCCGGAAATCCTCGCGCGCTGGGAGAAGATCGGCCTCTACGCCAAGCTGCGCGAGAGCGCCAAGGGACGGCCGAAATTCGTGCTCCATGACGGGCCGCCCTACGCCAATGGCAACATCCACATCGGCCATGCGCTGAACAAGATCCTCAAGGATCTCGTCACCCGCAGCCGGCAGATGGCCGGCAAGGACAGCAATTACGTCCCCGGCTGGGACTGCCACGGCCTGCCGATCGAATGGAAGATCGAGGAGGAGAACTACCGCTCCAAGGGCAAGAAGAAGCCGGACTTCGCCGATCCGACCGCCATCGTCGCCTTCCGCCAGGAGTGCCGCGCCTATGCCGCGCATTGGCTCTCCGTGCAGCGCGAGGAGTTCAAAAGGCTCGGCGTGACGGGCGATTGGGCCAATCCCTACGCCACGATGAATTTCCCGGCCGAGGCGCATATCGCCCGCGAGCTGATGAAATTCGCCGAGAATGGGCTGCTCTATCGCGGATCGAAGCCGGTGATGTGGAGCGTCGTCGAGAAGACCGCGCTCGCGGAAGCGGAGGTGGAGTATGAGGACCATGTCAGCGACACGGTGCATGTCGCCTTTCCGGTGAAGGACGGCCCGGGCGCCGTCGTCATCTGGACGACGACTCCCTGGACGCTGCCCGGCAATCGCGCGATCTCTTATTCGCACAAGATCGCCTATGGCCTCTATCGCGTGACCGTGGCGCCAGAGAACAATTGGGCGAAAGTCGGCGCGACTTATGTGCTCGCCGACAAGCTCGCCGAAGACGTGTTCAAAGCGGCGAAAGTGGAGAGCTTCGAGCGTCTGCGCGATGTTCCCGCGCAAGAGCTTTCGAGCTTTGTCGCGTCGCATCCGCTCAGCGCTTTGGGATATGATTTCAAAGTGCCGCTGCTCGATGGCGACCACGTCACCGACGACACGGGTACCGGCTTCGTCCACACCGCGCCCGGCCATGGCCGCGAGGACTTCGACATTTGGATGGCGAGCGGGCGTATGCTCGCCGAGCGCGGCATCGATGCGCGCATTCCCTATACGGTCGACGCCGACGGCTTCTACACGGATGAAGCGCCGGGCTTTCCCGGCAAGCGCGTGCTCACCGAGAAGGGCGACAAGGGCGACGCCAATGAGGCGGTGATTCAAGCGCTGGTCGCGGCGGGAAATCTCGTCGCGCGCGGGCGGCTGAAGCATCAATATCCGCATTCATGGCGCTCGAAGAAGCCGGTCATCTTCCGCAACACGCCGCAATGGTTCATCGCGCTCGACAAGAAATTCGCGCAGGACGCCGGCGCTGTCGCGAAGGGCGACGGCGCGCCCGGCGACAATGCGCCCACGCTGCGCGACATCGCGCTCGATGAAATCTCCCGCACGCAATGGGTTCCCGCGGCCGGCGAGAATCGCATTCGCGGCATGATCGCCAATCGTCCCGATTGGGTGGTCTCGCGTCAGCGCGCCTGGGGCGTGCCGATCGCCGTCTTCGTGAAGAAGGGCGGCCACGACATTCTCGTCGATGCGCGTGTGAACGCCCGCATCGTGGAGGCCTTCGAGAAGGAGGGCGCCGACGCCTGGTATGAGGAGGGCGCGGCGCAGCGCTTCCTTGCGCCCGACTACGACCCTGAAGATTACGAGAAGATCGACGATGTTCTCGACGTGTGGTTCGATTCCGGCTCGACGCATTCCTTCACGCTGGAAGACCCGGTTCATTTCCCCGGCCTCGCGGGAATCAAGCGCAAGCGCGATGGTGGCGCCGATGAGGTGCTCTATCTCGAGGGCTCGGATCAGCATCGCGGCTGGTTCCATTCCTCGCTGCTGGAATCCTGCGGCACGCGCGGCCGCGCGCCTTATGACATCGTGCTGACGCATGGCTTCACGCTCGATGAGCATGGCCATAAAATGTCGAAGTCGAAAGGCAATGTCGTCGCGCCGCAAAAGGTGATCGCCGACGCCGGCGCCGATATTCTGCGCCTGTGGGTGGCGAGCGTCGATTACAGCGACGATCAGCGCATCGGGCCGGAAATCCTCAAAAGCGTCACCGATAATTACCGCAAGCTGCGTAACACCATCCGCTGGATGCTCGGCACGCTCGCGCATTATCGCGCGCAGGAGAAGATCGCTTATGCCGATCTGCCGGAGCTGGAGCGGCTCGTGCTGCATCGTCTGTCGGAGCTCGGCGAGGAGGTCGGCGCGGCCTATGCGGAGTTCGACTATAAGAAGGTCGTCGCGCTGCTGACGCCGTTCCTCACCAGCGATCTCTCGGCTTTCTATTTCGACATTCGCAAGGACGCGCTCTATTGCGATCCGCCGTCGAGCGTGAAGCGCAAGGCGGCGCTGACCGTGGTGGAGGAGATGTTCCGCGCGGTGACGACATGGCTCGCGCCCATTCTCGCCTTCACGGCGGAAGAGGCTTGGCTGTCGCGCTATCCCGATGCGGCGTCCGTGCATCTCGAGAGCTTCGCCGATCTGCCCGCGTCCTGGCGCGACGAGGCGCTGGCGGAAAAATGGGAGAAGCTCCGCGCCATCCGCTCCGTCGTGACCGGCGCGCTGGAGATAGAGCGTGCGCAAAAGCGCATCGGCTCGTCGCTGGAGGCGGCGCCGGTCGTCCATGTGGCGGACGCCGATCTGCGCGCGACGCTCACGGGCGTGGACTTCGCCGAAATCTGCATCGTGTCGGATATAGCGATCGACGCGAGCGAAGGGCCGGCCGAGGCCTTCCGCCTGCCCGAGGTCGCGGGCGTGGCCGTGGTTCCGCGGCGGGCTTCGGGCGTCAAATGCGCCCGCTCCTGGAAATATTTCGACCCCGCGACGGCGCAGGCCGATTATCCCGGCGTCACCCCCCGCGACGCGCAGGCGCTGCGGGAGCTGACAGCGGCGGGGAAGTGGCCGGCGTAA